In Macrobrachium rosenbergii isolate ZJJX-2024 chromosome 4, ASM4041242v1, whole genome shotgun sequence, one genomic interval encodes:
- the mRpS29 gene encoding small ribosomal subunit protein mS29 isoform X2, which yields MPGPLGGIQLTENHGSPCYSTLAEVEGISAPRTVVQKPSLHTKDHIGLWYTIEPEVVKRLFGVGGLPKQYVKLCDTFGETSIMVREPALAVIDLVKRSNLSMPPNKFLFYGRDGVGKTLSIAHVTHFLAEDGWVLLHIPWLPNWRRRFKEVNASTSNPGFFDHPVDASTWLQRFRHQNDDLLKKLQLTTSEQYTWSRRESTEAGSPLSMLIEHGINRSRYATDAVMALTTELKKCATEGRCKVALVVDGINSFFCPVSRHKVDSVIVEPQRFMIHKAFMHFFNNDWKNGCILGSIDLRANSGERRDSYLPRYLLQKAGWEALDPFVPIPVEDYDEREMASIIDYYIDRDWLQNINGPLKLARSELAALTGHNPYTIMRICSSL from the exons GTCCTTTAGGTGGGATTCAACTTACTGAGAATCATGGATCTCCATGCTACAGTACATTGGCAGAAGTGGAGGGGATTTCAGCTCCACGGACAGTTGTTCAGAAACCA agtcTTCATACTAAAGATCACATAGGCCTTTGGTACACTATAGAACCAGAGGTAGTGAAACGCCTTTTTGGTGTTGGAGGTTTACCCAAGCAATATGTAAAACTCTGTGACACCTTTGGGGAAACAAGTATTATGGTACGAGAACCAGCTCTGGCTGTTATTGATTTGGTGAAGAGGAGTAATCTTTCAATGCctccaaataaatttttgttct ATGGCAGAGATGGTGTGGGAAAGACACTTTCTATTGCTCATGTAACTCACTTTCTAGCAGAAGATGGATGGGTCCTCCTCCACATTCCCTGGT TACCTAACTGGAGACGACGTTTCAAGGAAGTGAATGCTTCAACTTCTAATCCAGGATTTTTTGACCATCCAGTTGATGCATCAACTTGGCTTCAGCGCTTCAGGCATCAGAATGATGACCTACTAAAGAAATTACAA TTAACAACCAGTGAACAGTATACTTGGTCACGCAGAGAGAGTACAGAAGCTGGGTCACCTTTAAGTATGTTAATAGAGCATGGCATTAATCGAAGTCGTTATGCCACTGATGCTGTAATGGCTCTGACTACTGAACTTAAGAAGTGTGCAACAGAAGGAAG GTGTAAAGTTGCTTTGGTGGTTGATGGCATCAACTCATTTTTCTGTCCAGTGTCTCGTCACAAGGTAGACAGCGTCATTGTGGAGCCCCAGAGATTCATGATACATAAGGCCTTTATGCACTTTTTCAATAACGATTGG aaaaatggctgcattttaGGGAGCATAGACCTGAGAGCAAATAGTGGTGAAAGAAGAGATTCTTATTTACCCCGTTATCTTCTGCAGAAAGCT GGGTGGGAGGCTCTGGATCCTTTTGTCCCCATTCCTGTTGAGGATTATGATGAGCGAGAAATGGCGAGCATCATTGACTATTACATAGACCGTGATTGGCTGCAGAACATTAATGGTCCCTTGAAGTTAGCACGAAGTGAGTTAGCTGCTTTGACTGGTCACAATCCATATACAATCATGAGAATATGTAGCTCTTTGTAG
- the mRpS29 gene encoding small ribosomal subunit protein mS29 isoform X1, with amino-acid sequence MMALRVVARLKFSVRIHNICPLGGIQLTENHGSPCYSTLAEVEGISAPRTVVQKPSLHTKDHIGLWYTIEPEVVKRLFGVGGLPKQYVKLCDTFGETSIMVREPALAVIDLVKRSNLSMPPNKFLFYGRDGVGKTLSIAHVTHFLAEDGWVLLHIPWLPNWRRRFKEVNASTSNPGFFDHPVDASTWLQRFRHQNDDLLKKLQLTTSEQYTWSRRESTEAGSPLSMLIEHGINRSRYATDAVMALTTELKKCATEGRCKVALVVDGINSFFCPVSRHKVDSVIVEPQRFMIHKAFMHFFNNDWKNGCILGSIDLRANSGERRDSYLPRYLLQKAGWEALDPFVPIPVEDYDEREMASIIDYYIDRDWLQNINGPLKLARSELAALTGHNPYTIMRICSSL; translated from the exons ATGATGGCTCTCCGAGTCGTGGCACGGCTGAAATTTAGCGTTAGAATTCACAATATAT GTCCTTTAGGTGGGATTCAACTTACTGAGAATCATGGATCTCCATGCTACAGTACATTGGCAGAAGTGGAGGGGATTTCAGCTCCACGGACAGTTGTTCAGAAACCA agtcTTCATACTAAAGATCACATAGGCCTTTGGTACACTATAGAACCAGAGGTAGTGAAACGCCTTTTTGGTGTTGGAGGTTTACCCAAGCAATATGTAAAACTCTGTGACACCTTTGGGGAAACAAGTATTATGGTACGAGAACCAGCTCTGGCTGTTATTGATTTGGTGAAGAGGAGTAATCTTTCAATGCctccaaataaatttttgttct ATGGCAGAGATGGTGTGGGAAAGACACTTTCTATTGCTCATGTAACTCACTTTCTAGCAGAAGATGGATGGGTCCTCCTCCACATTCCCTGGT TACCTAACTGGAGACGACGTTTCAAGGAAGTGAATGCTTCAACTTCTAATCCAGGATTTTTTGACCATCCAGTTGATGCATCAACTTGGCTTCAGCGCTTCAGGCATCAGAATGATGACCTACTAAAGAAATTACAA TTAACAACCAGTGAACAGTATACTTGGTCACGCAGAGAGAGTACAGAAGCTGGGTCACCTTTAAGTATGTTAATAGAGCATGGCATTAATCGAAGTCGTTATGCCACTGATGCTGTAATGGCTCTGACTACTGAACTTAAGAAGTGTGCAACAGAAGGAAG GTGTAAAGTTGCTTTGGTGGTTGATGGCATCAACTCATTTTTCTGTCCAGTGTCTCGTCACAAGGTAGACAGCGTCATTGTGGAGCCCCAGAGATTCATGATACATAAGGCCTTTATGCACTTTTTCAATAACGATTGG aaaaatggctgcattttaGGGAGCATAGACCTGAGAGCAAATAGTGGTGAAAGAAGAGATTCTTATTTACCCCGTTATCTTCTGCAGAAAGCT GGGTGGGAGGCTCTGGATCCTTTTGTCCCCATTCCTGTTGAGGATTATGATGAGCGAGAAATGGCGAGCATCATTGACTATTACATAGACCGTGATTGGCTGCAGAACATTAATGGTCCCTTGAAGTTAGCACGAAGTGAGTTAGCTGCTTTGACTGGTCACAATCCATATACAATCATGAGAATATGTAGCTCTTTGTAG